One region of Lycium ferocissimum isolate CSIRO_LF1 unplaced genomic scaffold, AGI_CSIRO_Lferr_CH_V1 ctg4883, whole genome shotgun sequence genomic DNA includes:
- the LOC132044571 gene encoding uncharacterized protein LOC132044571: MNGVVEAANKNIKRILRKMTNNYKGRHEKLPYALLGYRTTARTSAEATPYLLVYSTEAVIPAEVEIPYLRIIKEAELDNVEWVQARYEQLALIDEKRMVTYQDEYNGKFAPNWRSPYVVRKVLSRGAVVLKKMDGQEWPKPINSDAIKRYYA, from the exons ATGAACGGAGTCGTAGAAgcagccaacaagaatatcaagaggatattgaGGAAAATGACAAACAATTACAAAGGTAGGCATGAGAAATTGCCTTATGCTTTACTGGGATACCGTACTACGGCTAGAACTTCAGCGGAAGCAACCCCATACCTGCTGGTCTATAGTACTGAAGCGGTTATACCCGCCGAGGTCGAGATACCTTACTTAAGGATCATTAAAGAAGCagaattggataatgtcgaaTGGGTCCAGGCTCGATATGAGCAATTGGCTCTAATTGATGAGAAAAGAATGGTTACT TACCAAGATGAATACAATGGGAAATTCGCTCCCAACTGGCGAAGCCCTTATGTGGTCCGCAAAGTCCTCTCCAGAGGAGCAGTAGTACTGAAAAAAATGGATGGACAAGAGTGGCCAAAGCCAATCAATTCAGATGCAATCAAGCGCTACTATGCATGA